A single region of the Salarchaeum japonicum genome encodes:
- a CDS encoding SRPBCC family protein, translated as MTVRVERTFDLDAPPEDVWAFIADPTRRASAISVVDSFEQDGDVTTWHVRVPVVNRTIPVETRDVEREDGEYVKFVGKSKVLRVTGEHRIEPRECGGTRLHNEFVVDGRLPGVERFFKRNLDEELDNLRRRLDE; from the coding sequence ATGACCGTACGTGTCGAGCGGACGTTCGACCTCGACGCGCCGCCGGAGGACGTGTGGGCGTTCATCGCCGACCCGACGCGCCGCGCGAGCGCCATCAGCGTCGTGGACTCCTTCGAGCAGGACGGCGACGTGACGACGTGGCACGTCCGCGTCCCCGTGGTGAACCGCACGATTCCCGTCGAGACCCGGGACGTGGAGCGCGAGGACGGCGAGTACGTGAAGTTCGTCGGGAAGTCCAAGGTGCTCCGCGTCACCGGCGAGCACCGCATCGAACCCCGGGAGTGCGGGGGGACGCGGCTCCACAACGAGTTCGTGGTGGACGGCCGATTGCCCGGCGTCGAACGGTTCTTCAAGCGGAACCTCGACGAGGAACTGGACAACCTCCGGCGGCGACTGGACGAATGA